One Pelodiscus sinensis isolate JC-2024 chromosome 24, ASM4963464v1, whole genome shotgun sequence DNA segment encodes these proteins:
- the ETV3 gene encoding ETS translocation variant 3, producing the protein MKAGCSIVDKPEGAGGYHFPEWAYKTESSPGSRQIQLWHFILELLQKEEFRHVIAWQQGEYGEFVIKDPDEVARLWGRRKCKPQMNYDKLSRALRYYYNKRILHKTKGKRFTYKFNFNKLVMPNYPFINIRPNGGVPQSAPPVPTSSRFHFPPLDSHSPTEDAQPSRFSSGSLLPSSQEPLNDSGDRKPDMPELEDVSSDWRRGVDLMAARNAVGASSINNQKRKPEVMLPLFTRPGLYPDPHSPFAVSPLPGRGGVLNVPISPALSLTPTLFSYSPSPGLSPFTGSSCFSFNPEEMKHYLHSQACSVFNYHLSPRTFPRYPGLMVPPLQCQMHPEEQPQFPIKLQPPPVGRKNRERLESTGEAAAPQLAPASPRVKVEPMVEKEPESEEPPAKGKDKSEKEEGPGMEMPNTSLEGGRGAIFARPAAPSWPSAPPAPTPMNLPPEESQGQVEGGGEKPSREPAGDPGAQEKREDALMPPKLRLKRRWNGDRQADAPEEHQNGKLHWNGMLGAPHLIPAPKAVTATAASDT; encoded by the exons atgaAAGCAGGCTGCAGCATTGTGGATAAGCCAGAAGGAGCAGGAG GCTATCACTTCCCGGAATGGGCCTACAAAACTGAATCGAGCCCTGGCTCCCGTCAGATCCAGCTGTGGCACTTCATTCTGGAGCTGCTGCAGAAGGAGGAGTTCCGCCACGTCATCGCCTGGCAGCAGGGCGAATACGGGGAATTTGTGATCAAGGATCCAGATGAAGTGGCCCGTCTGTGGGGCCGGAGGAAATGCAAACCGCAGATGAACTACGACAAGCTGAGCCGGGCCCTCAG ATATTACTATAACAAGAGGATTCTTCACAAGACAAAAGGCAAAAGGTTTACCTACAAGTTCAACTTCAACAAGCTGGTGATGCCCAACTATCCGTTTATTAATATCCGGCCCAATG GTGGTGTCCCACAGAGCGCCCCGCCTGTCCCCACTTCCTCCCGCTTCCATTTCCCACCCTTGGACAGCCACTCTCCCACCGAGGATGCCCAGCCCAGCCGGTTCTCCAGCGGATCTctgctgccttccagccaggagccTCTGAACGACAGCGGGGACAGGAAGCCCGACATGCCAGAGCTGGAGGACGTCTCGTCTGACTGGCGACGTGGGGTGGATCTCATGGCTGCTCGGAACGCGGTGGGCGCCAGCAGCATCAATAATCAGAAACGCAAGCCGGAGGTCATGCTGCCTCTCTTCACAAGGCCTGGGCTCTACCCGGATCCACACAGCCCTTTCGCCGTGTCTCCTCTTCCAGGGCGTGGTGGGGTCTTAAATGTCCCCATCTCACCGGCGCTGTCCCTGACTCCAACCCTCTTCTCCTACAGCCCCTCGCCCGGTCTCAGCCCCTTCACAGGGAGCAGCTGCTTCTCTTTCAACCCTGAGGAAATGAAACACTACCTGCATTCACAAGCCTGCTCGGTCTTCAACTACCACCTGAGCCCGCGGACTTTCCCCCGCTATCCGGGGCTCATGGTTCCACCACTACAGTGCCAGATGCATCCCGAAGAGCAGCCCCAGTTCCCGATCAAGCTGCAGCCCCCTCCGGTGGGGCGTAAGAACAGAGAGAGACTGGAAAGCACTGGAGAGGCGGCTGCCCCTCAgctagctcctgcttccccccgaGTGAAGGTTGAGCCCATGGTGGAGAAGGAGCCTGAGAGTGAAGAGCCACCAGCCAAAGGGAAGGACAAAAGTGAGAAAGAGGAAGGGCCTGGCATGGAAATGCCAAACACCAGCCTGGAAGGGGGGCGAGGAGCTATATTTGCCAGGCCAGCTGCCCCGTCCTGGCCCTCAGCACCACCAGCACCGACCCCAATGAACCTCCCCCCTGAAGAATCccaggggcaagtggaaggaggtggagAAAAGCCATCCAGAGAGCCAGCGGGAGACCCCGGGGCGCAGGAAAAGAGAGAGGATGCCCTGATGCCGCCGAAACTGCGTCTCAAACGTCGTTGGAACGGTGACCGGCAGGCAGACGCCCCGGAGGAGCACCAGAATGGGAAGCTCCACTGGAACGGCATGCTGGGGGCCCCGCACCTCATCCCTGCGCCCAAGGCAGTGACAGCCACGGCTGCGTCGGACACCTAG